The Crassaminicella indica genomic interval GCACGTGCTTGTTTTGCTAAAGCGCATACCCCCGTCAATCCTTTTGCAAAATTAGGAGTTTGTATGGCTGTGATGCTTTGAGGATCTGGTGCTATTCCTTCTTCATAAACACCATGATCTGCAGACATAACAATAATTGCTTTATTGTCTACAGAGGGAAAAGGATTTTTTGTAATGCCAGCTAATTGAATGGCTAAATCTTCTAACCTGCCTAAGCTTTTTAATGGTTTAAATAAGCTGTCTATATGAAGGCTTGCTTTTTTCATAGCTTCTGCATCTAGAGTACTTATTTTTTTGAGTGTTTCATTTAGTAATTTCATATATTTTCCTTTCATTTTCTATTCTCCACATTGGGGTATCTATTACAAAATTTAATTTGACTTTATTATAGAATAATTTGTATTTTTTTTCAATAAATAAAAAAGTTAATGTCAAAAAAATGGGTAATATAAAAATAAGTTATAAAAAAAGTTAAAACATAGGAGGAATACATTTGAAATATAAGATTATTGAAAAAGAGGGAAAAGTTATTGTAGAAGATATAAAAGATTTTGAGCCTGCTCATATTTTTGAGTGTGGACAGTGCTTTCGATGGAATAAAGAAGCTGATGGCAGCTTTACAGGAGTAGCAAAAGGAAGGGTCATCAATGTTTTAAAGGATGAAAATAGAGTTATATTTAATAATACTAATAAAGAAGAGTTTTTGAATATATGGGTAGACTATTTTGACTTAAATAGAGATTATGAAGAAATAAAGAAAAGATTGGCAAAGAAGGACTCGGTGATGAAAAAAGCTATTCACTATGGAACAGGAATAAGGCTTTTGAATCAAGATGAATGGGAAATATTGCTTTCTTTTATTATTTCTTCAAATCGTAGTATTCCATTGATTAAAAAGTCTATTGAAAGCTTATGTAGAAGATATGGAGATTTTATAGAAGAATACAGAGGAAAAAAATATTATGCTTTTCCAAAGCTAGAAGAGCTTCTTAATAAATCAGTTGAGGAAATCAAAGAGAGTCATACAGGCTATCGAGCAAAGTATATTGTAGATACAGTAGCAATTGCAGCAGAAAGGCAGATTGAAATATACAATTTGAAAAAGCTATCTACATCAGATGCAAAAAAACAATTGCTAAAATTTAGTGGAGTAGGACCTAAGGTTGCAGATTGTATTCTATTATTTTCTATGAGGAAATTTGATGCTTTTCCTATAGATGTATGGGTTAGAAGAATCATGGAATACTTTTATTTTCCCGAAGGAACAACATTAAAAAAGCTACAGCTATTTGCAAAAGAACATTTTGGAGAAGAAGCAGGGTTTGCTCAGCAGTATCTTTTTTATTATGCAAGAGAATTAGGAATTGGAAAATAGAATACATGATTACCATTTTCTACCTAAATTAATGTGACCATAGTTAAAGAATTTCTTAGTCTTGGGCGAATTATTTTCTAATGAAATACTTGCCCATAGATTTTCGTATAGTTGATTTCTAATACTGTTTAAATCTATTGACTTATAAATAGTTGAAAGAGCTATAAGTCCTTCTATTCTTGAAATGATATCAATTACAGTCATTTCCTTATCAAGGGTGTTCTTGATAAGTTTTTTCTTTTGACCTTGATCAATAATATCTTTTAGAATGCTACTAATATTTTCATAGTATTCATTGATCCTTTTAGAAAGTTCACAGAATCTATTAGAATAAAGTTGAAAAATTGTAATAAAGTTAATAGGAGCATTGAAATCATTACCAATCATTAGTGAAAGCTTAGAATTAAAATCTAAAATACATTCAAAAAATGATTCTAGTTGCTGTTTAGGATTATCTGACTTAGTTATTGAATGTGTGATTTGTTTTTCTAAATTATCTAATATAAAGTAAATACTATTAAATAGTAAATCTTCTTTTGATTTAAAATGGTAATAAATAGAAGGTTTTTTTATATTTACTGCATCTGCAATCATGCTCAATGTCGTATTTTCATATCCTCGGACTAAGAAAAACTTTAGTGAAGCCATTAGAATTTTATTTTTTGTAGTCATTTTGTCACCTACTCTCTATTTTATAATATTATATATCAAACTGTACATAGATTCAAAAAATATTGAATTGTAACGCTAATGGAAGTATTATATAATGAAATAGATGAAAATTAGATGGGGAGTTTTTGAAAGATAGGGAGATGATATAATGGCTGATAATAATAAAGAATTTAAGCCATTTATAACAGCAGATAAGATACTTCCTGAATTGACTTTTATATCAGTTATTTCGGGAATTGTGTTAGCAATAGTATTTGGTGTAGTAAATGCGTACTTAGGATTGAAGGTTGGTATGACAATAAGTGCTTCCATACCAGCAGCAGTTGTAGCAATGAGTGTAACACGGGTAATTATGAAAAGAGATTCTATACTAGAGAGTAATATGGTTCAAACTATTGGATCGGCTGGTGAATCATTGGCTGCAGGGGTAGTGTTTACAATCCCTGCAATGTTTCTATGGTCAAATTCAGTAGGAATAGATGCTCCTAGTGTTAAGTTTATAACATTGGTATCTTTATTTGGGGGAGTTTTAGGAATTATGTTCATGATTCCTTTAAGAAAAGCATTTATTGTAAAGGAGCATGGACATTTACCTTATCCAGAGGGGACAGCTTGTGCAAATGTACTTTTAGCAGGTGAAGAAGGCGGAGAGAAAGCAAAAGCAACATTTGCAGGGATAGGATTTGGTGCAATATACAAGCTATTAACAGATGGTTTTAAATTATTTCCTTCAAAATTAGAAGTATATATTAATAAACCATTTAATACATTAATAGGTCTAGATGCATTGCCTGCTGTATTAAGTGTAGGATTTATAATAGGAAAAAGAATTGCAGGTTTTATGTTGGCTGGTTCATTAATGGGATGGTTTGTGATTATTCCTTTGATATCAGAATTTGGAATAAATAGTAAGGCTATTATATTTCCTGCATCTGTTGCTATTGGAAAACTTAGTAGTTGGGATATATGGAATGCTTATATAAAATATATAGGTGCAGGGGCTGTGGCTTTTGGAGGAATAATCAGTCTTATAAGATCTATTCCTATTATATATGAAACAATTATAGAAACTATAAAAGATTATCATGAAATTATAGGAGGGAAAAGTACTTTACGAACAGAACAAGATATACCTTTGTCAACAATAGGATTGACAATAGTATTTATTATATTTGCAATAACTGTATTGCCATCTATTGGAATTGGTATAGTAGGTGCTTTGTTGATTGTAATATTTGGATTTTTTTTCGCAATAGTATCTTCTCGTATAGTAGGACTTGTTGGGAGTTCTTCAAATCCTATTTCAGGTATGACAATTGCCACTCTAATAATTTCATCGTTAGCATTTAAAATGAGTTGTGGTGCAGGAAATGAAGTAATATTTGCTGTATTTACGGTAGGAGCTATTATATGTATTATTGTAGCTATGGCAGGAGATACTTCTCAAGACCTTAAAACTGGATTCTTAGTAGGAGCGACTCCTTATAAACAACAAATAGGAGAAATTATAGGGGGTGTAGTAAGTGCTTTAGCTTTAGCTGGAGTGCTGGTTTTACTAAATAGGGCATGGGGATTCGGGTCATTTGAACTTCCAGCTCCACAAGCAACACTTGTAAAATTAGTAGTTGAAGGAGTTATGCAGGGGAACCTACCGTGGTCTTTAATATTTATTGGTGTAGGGATTGGAATAGTTATAGAACTCCTTGAATTACCAATACTTCCTATAGCTATAGGTTTATACCTTCCAATCAATCTTACTACCACAATTTTTATAGGAGGACTTATAAGAGGTGTTTTGGATTGTATTAATTTAGATGATTTTGAGAAAAATGGAAAAATAGATTTTGGTATTTTATATGCATCAGGTATGATTGCTGGTGAAGGTGTTGTTGGTGTTATATTAGCTTTGTTAGCTGTATTAAATATAGATATTTCAGTAGGTGTAAATATTGGTAGCTTTGGGACAATTATTTTGTTTGGATTACTTGTATATATGCTTATGAGATGGTCATTATTTAAAAAGATATATAAATATGAATAAAATATATAAGAGTAGTCATTAATTGATTACTCTTTTTAAATTTATATTTTGCTTTATTAGAGTAAAGTAATAAAAAATATTTATATAAGTTTCTGTATAAATATAAAAAGAAGAGGTCAGGTAATTATCGAATACTGTTAGATGAAATAAAATAATTTAATAGAACGATTATAAATAAGATAAATTATAAGCTTGAATCATTTGTTATAGCTATATACCGACCGTTAGATAAAGGGAAAATCGCATATCTAATACGTGTAAGAAGTAAAAAAATAAGAGCAAAAGCATTTGGGATTTTATAAAAAAATGAATAAATTCGTGTATTTGACTTTTAAAAAAAATCTGTCTATACTACAATCAAGGTTGCAACCGTTTAAAGAAAAAAAGAATACTTAAAAATTTTCGAAATATTTTTTAAAAAACAACAACAATAAAAAGGGAGGGAATATAGCATGGCGAGTGCAAATAAGACACAGGAATTTAAACCTTTTATTCCTGCAGATAAGATTTTACCAGAATTTACATTTGTTTCAATATTATTAGGAATCTTATTAGCTGTAGTATTTGGTGCAGCAAATGCATATCTAGGATTAAAAGTAGGTATGACAATTAGTGCATCTATCCCAGCAGCAGTAATTTCAATGGGACTTATTAGAGGTCTTTTCAAAAAAGAATCTATACTCGAAAATAATATGGTCCAAACTATAGGATCAGCTGGAGAATCTCTAGCAG includes:
- a CDS encoding DNA-3-methyladenine glycosylase family protein → MKYKIIEKEGKVIVEDIKDFEPAHIFECGQCFRWNKEADGSFTGVAKGRVINVLKDENRVIFNNTNKEEFLNIWVDYFDLNRDYEEIKKRLAKKDSVMKKAIHYGTGIRLLNQDEWEILLSFIISSNRSIPLIKKSIESLCRRYGDFIEEYRGKKYYAFPKLEELLNKSVEEIKESHTGYRAKYIVDTVAIAAERQIEIYNLKKLSTSDAKKQLLKFSGVGPKVADCILLFSMRKFDAFPIDVWVRRIMEYFYFPEGTTLKKLQLFAKEHFGEEAGFAQQYLFYYARELGIGK
- a CDS encoding TetR/AcrR family transcriptional regulator → MTTKNKILMASLKFFLVRGYENTTLSMIADAVNIKKPSIYYHFKSKEDLLFNSIYFILDNLEKQITHSITKSDNPKQQLESFFECILDFNSKLSLMIGNDFNAPINFITIFQLYSNRFCELSKRINEYYENISSILKDIIDQGQKKKLIKNTLDKEMTVIDIISRIEGLIALSTIYKSIDLNSIRNQLYENLWASISLENNSPKTKKFFNYGHINLGRKW
- a CDS encoding OPT family oligopeptide transporter; the encoded protein is MADNNKEFKPFITADKILPELTFISVISGIVLAIVFGVVNAYLGLKVGMTISASIPAAVVAMSVTRVIMKRDSILESNMVQTIGSAGESLAAGVVFTIPAMFLWSNSVGIDAPSVKFITLVSLFGGVLGIMFMIPLRKAFIVKEHGHLPYPEGTACANVLLAGEEGGEKAKATFAGIGFGAIYKLLTDGFKLFPSKLEVYINKPFNTLIGLDALPAVLSVGFIIGKRIAGFMLAGSLMGWFVIIPLISEFGINSKAIIFPASVAIGKLSSWDIWNAYIKYIGAGAVAFGGIISLIRSIPIIYETIIETIKDYHEIIGGKSTLRTEQDIPLSTIGLTIVFIIFAITVLPSIGIGIVGALLIVIFGFFFAIVSSRIVGLVGSSSNPISGMTIATLIISSLAFKMSCGAGNEVIFAVFTVGAIICIIVAMAGDTSQDLKTGFLVGATPYKQQIGEIIGGVVSALALAGVLVLLNRAWGFGSFELPAPQATLVKLVVEGVMQGNLPWSLIFIGVGIGIVIELLELPILPIAIGLYLPINLTTTIFIGGLIRGVLDCINLDDFEKNGKIDFGILYASGMIAGEGVVGVILALLAVLNIDISVGVNIGSFGTIILFGLLVYMLMRWSLFKKIYKYE